Proteins from a single region of Acidobacteriota bacterium:
- a CDS encoding metal-dependent transcriptional regulator, whose amino-acid sequence MELTVSKEDYLKAIAEAESEEGPVIAATLGRWLRISAPAVTVALRRLKRDKLAWVDAKGRILLTKKGRAIANRMRLRHHLIERMLHEMLGVEWYKVHDEAERLEHSISPDVERRLIERLGPGGLCPHGNPINKSAAERRKAGLQSLWEAVPGSSLKIAGMHERDRQLLEYFDRLGLRPGTPLTIASRNYDGTLTLGVASGPVTLASSAAQKIWVSPVLNP is encoded by the coding sequence ATGGAGCTGACCGTTTCTAAAGAGGACTACCTCAAGGCCATCGCCGAAGCCGAATCCGAGGAGGGTCCGGTCATTGCCGCCACCCTCGGCCGCTGGCTGCGCATTTCCGCGCCTGCCGTGACCGTCGCTCTCCGCCGTCTCAAGCGCGACAAGCTCGCCTGGGTCGACGCCAAAGGCCGCATCCTGCTCACCAAGAAAGGCCGCGCCATCGCCAACCGCATGCGCCTGCGCCATCACCTCATCGAGCGCATGCTGCACGAAATGCTGGGAGTGGAATGGTACAAGGTGCATGACGAGGCTGAGCGCCTGGAGCACTCCATCTCGCCCGACGTCGAGCGCCGCCTGATCGAACGCCTCGGCCCCGGGGGCCTCTGCCCCCACGGCAACCCCATCAACAAAAGTGCTGCCGAACGGCGCAAAGCCGGCCTGCAAAGTCTCTGGGAAGCCGTGCCCGGCTCCAGCCTGAAGATCGCCGGCATGCACGAGCGTGACCGCCAGTTACTGGAGTATTTCGACCGTCTCGGCCTCCGTCCCGGTACTCCTCTGACCATTGCCAGCCGCAACTACGACGGCACTCTGACACTCGGCGTTGCATCCGGTCCCGTCACCCTCGCCTCCTCTGCCGCCCAAAAAATTTGGGTCTCACCAGTCCTCAATCCCTAA
- a CDS encoding divalent metal cation transporter, which translates to MQPKMGTATEVVNGAHPSLEAMHDTVAIPEAQAGFWRHWKAFVGPAVLVSVGYMDPGNWGTDLQAGAQYHFNLLWVVAVASLMAIFMQILAARLGVVTGKDLAQCCRDWYPRWTRWPNWLLSEIAIAACDLAEVLGSAVALNLLFHIPLLWAVIITGFDVLLLLALQRYGVRTLEAVITLLILTMGVCYWLEIFVLPATQPSFREMGSALIHPTFGSYAMMYVAIGIIGATVMPHNLYLHSALVQSRKIRRDKPSLRKAIQFNTLDSTVALTLAFFLNAAILVLAAMVFYGKAGVLLPGGAYVHFNADTDWIRQAYLTLEPLLGTIAGSLFFAIALLASGQSSTITGTLAGQVVMEGFMHWHIAPWVRRLITRLFALIPAVLIIGLRGDSSVTDLLTLSQVILALQLPFAMYPLLHFTSFRKRMGQWRSPAWLQIAGWSTAILITAADIYALPSSLGIAWHVIIGH; encoded by the coding sequence ATGCAACCCAAGATGGGAACGGCGACGGAAGTCGTGAACGGGGCGCACCCGTCGCTGGAGGCCATGCACGACACCGTGGCCATTCCCGAGGCGCAGGCAGGCTTTTGGCGGCACTGGAAGGCGTTTGTCGGCCCGGCGGTGCTGGTCAGCGTGGGCTACATGGATCCGGGCAACTGGGGCACGGATCTGCAGGCCGGCGCGCAGTACCATTTCAACCTCTTGTGGGTGGTTGCGGTCGCCAGCCTGATGGCCATCTTCATGCAGATTCTGGCGGCACGCCTGGGGGTGGTGACGGGCAAGGACCTGGCGCAGTGCTGCCGGGACTGGTATCCGCGCTGGACGCGCTGGCCGAACTGGCTGCTGAGCGAAATTGCGATTGCGGCCTGTGATCTGGCCGAGGTGCTGGGCAGCGCGGTGGCGCTGAATCTGCTGTTTCACATTCCGCTGCTGTGGGCGGTGATCATCACCGGTTTTGACGTGCTGCTGCTGCTGGCGCTGCAGCGCTACGGCGTGCGCACGCTGGAAGCAGTGATTACGCTGTTGATCCTGACCATGGGAGTGTGCTACTGGCTGGAGATTTTTGTGCTGCCGGCGACGCAGCCCAGCTTCCGGGAGATGGGCAGCGCCCTGATTCACCCCACCTTCGGCAGCTACGCCATGATGTATGTGGCGATCGGCATCATTGGCGCCACGGTGATGCCGCACAACCTGTACCTGCACTCGGCGCTGGTGCAGAGCCGCAAAATCCGGCGTGACAAGCCCTCGCTGCGCAAGGCGATCCAGTTCAACACGCTGGATTCGACGGTGGCGCTGACGCTGGCATTTTTTCTCAACGCCGCCATTCTGGTGCTGGCGGCGATGGTGTTCTACGGCAAGGCGGGCGTGCTGCTGCCGGGCGGTGCGTATGTACACTTCAACGCCGACACGGACTGGATCCGGCAGGCCTACCTGACGCTGGAGCCGCTGCTGGGCACGATCGCCGGCAGCCTGTTTTTCGCCATTGCCCTGCTGGCCAGCGGCCAGAGCAGCACCATCACCGGTACGCTTGCCGGGCAGGTGGTGATGGAAGGCTTCATGCACTGGCATATCGCGCCCTGGGTGCGGCGGCTGATCACGCGCCTGTTCGCGCTGATTCCAGCGGTGCTGATCATTGGACTGCGCGGCGACAGCAGCGTGACCGATCTGCTGACCCTGAGCCAGGTGATTCTGGCGTTGCAGCTTCCCTTCGCCATGTATCCACTGCTGCACTTCACCAGTTTCCGCAAGCGCATGGGCCAGTGGCGCAGCCCGGCGTGGCTGCAAATTGCCGGTTGGTCGACGGCGATTTTGATTACGGCGGCGGATATTTACGCGCTGCCGTCGTCGCTGGGAATCGCCTGGCACGTCATCATTGGCCACTAA
- a CDS encoding phospholipase C, phosphocholine-specific: MQRREFLRVLGAGAAAAAFPASILKALAIPAHRRTGTIEDVEHIVFFMQENRSFDHYFGMLRGVRGFGDPRAIRLEDGASVWAQPRAGGGAVLPFHPGAPNPGLRFLEDLAHDWTSTHAALREGWYDGWVQHKTPTTMAHLVRGDIPFHYALADAFTICDAYHCSLLGPTGPNRMHMWTGWVGNDGRGGGPRVDNDGDGFTWMTYPERLEQAGISWKIYQDTGTGLSTKTDWGDERDAYIGNYGDNALLYFKAYEDSTPGSALYTKARTGTRTERRGTLFEEFARDVRGSRLPQVSWIVAPEAYCEHPNWPANYGAWYTAQVLDALTANPEVWSKTILFLTYDENDGFFDHVVPPTPPMTAELGQSTVSIENEIYPGSQKYPSGPYGLGVRVPMMVISPWSKGGWVSSEVFDHTSMLRFAERRFGVRAENITPWRRAVCGDLTATLDFATPNEADVALPSTVAYAPPDRTRHASYKPALPKEQQMPQQELGQRPARAVPYGLEIHAQVMAPGVELRLHNAGRAAATVQVRARAAKPRCFTIGVGAELRDTWKAARNYALAAHGPNGFYRELTGTVTEQLGEPELRYDDAQNAVELHWRPSQVVQITVRDGYTRRVHSYTLAAGESWRQRWALEAGHGWYDLDVRCAAEPGFRRHFAGHLERGANSLSDPHIGQSA, encoded by the coding sequence ATGCAGAGAAGAGAGTTCCTGCGCGTACTCGGAGCGGGCGCGGCGGCGGCGGCGTTTCCGGCTTCGATCCTGAAGGCACTAGCCATTCCGGCGCACCGGCGCACGGGCACGATTGAAGACGTCGAGCACATCGTCTTCTTCATGCAGGAAAACCGCTCCTTTGACCACTACTTCGGCATGCTGCGCGGCGTGCGCGGCTTCGGCGATCCCAGGGCGATTCGGCTCGAGGATGGCGCATCGGTATGGGCGCAGCCGCGGGCCGGGGGCGGAGCAGTGCTGCCGTTTCATCCGGGCGCGCCGAATCCGGGGCTGCGGTTTCTGGAAGATTTGGCGCACGACTGGACCTCGACGCACGCGGCGTTGCGGGAGGGATGGTACGACGGCTGGGTACAGCACAAAACCCCGACCACCATGGCGCATCTGGTGCGCGGCGATATTCCGTTTCACTACGCGCTGGCCGATGCCTTCACGATTTGCGACGCCTACCACTGCTCGCTGCTGGGACCAACCGGGCCAAACCGCATGCACATGTGGACCGGCTGGGTCGGCAATGACGGCCGCGGCGGCGGGCCGCGGGTGGACAACGACGGCGACGGCTTCACCTGGATGACCTACCCCGAGCGGCTGGAGCAGGCGGGAATTTCCTGGAAAATTTATCAGGACACCGGCACCGGCCTGAGTACAAAAACGGATTGGGGCGACGAGCGCGACGCCTACATCGGCAATTACGGCGACAACGCGCTGCTGTATTTCAAAGCCTATGAGGATTCCACACCCGGTTCGGCACTGTACACGAAGGCACGCACGGGAACGCGCACCGAGCGCCGCGGCACCTTATTTGAAGAGTTCGCACGCGACGTGCGCGGAAGTAGATTGCCGCAGGTGTCGTGGATCGTGGCGCCGGAAGCGTATTGCGAACATCCGAACTGGCCGGCCAACTACGGCGCCTGGTACACGGCGCAAGTGCTCGACGCCCTGACTGCGAACCCAGAGGTGTGGAGCAAGACGATACTGTTTTTGACCTACGACGAAAACGATGGGTTCTTCGACCACGTTGTGCCGCCGACACCGCCCATGACGGCGGAGCTGGGACAGTCGACAGTGTCGATTGAAAACGAGATCTATCCGGGCAGCCAAAAGTATCCGAGTGGACCGTATGGGCTGGGCGTGCGGGTGCCGATGATGGTGATCTCGCCCTGGAGCAAGGGCGGCTGGGTAAGCTCGGAGGTGTTCGACCACACCTCCATGCTGCGGTTTGCCGAACGGCGCTTCGGCGTGCGAGCGGAAAACATTACCCCCTGGCGGCGCGCAGTGTGCGGGGACTTGACCGCGACGCTCGATTTCGCCACCCCCAACGAGGCGGACGTGGCGCTGCCGAGCACCGTGGCGTATGCACCGCCAGACCGAACGCGGCATGCCAGCTACAAACCTGCGCTTCCCAAAGAACAACAAATGCCGCAGCAGGAGCTGGGGCAGCGGCCGGCGCGGGCCGTGCCCTACGGGTTAGAGATTCATGCCCAGGTGATGGCGCCAGGCGTGGAACTAAGGTTGCACAATGCCGGGCGAGCCGCAGCGACCGTGCAGGTGCGCGCACGCGCTGCGAAGCCGAGATGCTTTACCATCGGCGTGGGAGCGGAACTGCGCGATACCTGGAAAGCGGCACGGAATTACGCGCTCGCGGCTCACGGGCCGAACGGATTCTATCGCGAGTTGACCGGCACCGTGACGGAACAGCTGGGCGAGCCGGAGCTGCGTTATGACGATGCACAGAATGCCGTCGAGCTGCACTGGAGGCCGAGCCAGGTGGTGCAGATTACCGTACGCGACGGGTACACGCGGCGGGTACATTCGTATACGCTGGCGGCGGGGGAGTCGTGGCGACAGAGATGGGCACTCGAAGCGGGCCATGGCTGGTACGATCTGGATGTGCGCTGCGCGGCCGAGCCAGGGTTCCGGAGGCACTTTGCCGGGCATCTGGAGCGCGGTGCGAACAGCCTAAGCGACCCTCATATCGGCCAAAGTGCTTGA
- a CDS encoding iron permease, whose product MAWQALTASGNPNPLTPANSGSAALLDIAVLVFREGLECVLVLAAVTAGLPESRQSYLRPIALGVGTGFIATVLTWIGAVRVVDGLSHSVSALALQAATGLLAVIVLLVVMNWFFHKLYWTGWISMHNKQKRRLMERADSEHTARRAVFWGMVLLGFTSLYREGFEVVLFLQTYRLQLGNAMVMWGALIGVLLAGVVAVLTFVAHKKLPYRKMLVFTGILLGIVLFVMVGEQVQEMQLAHWVSTTTIPWLEGRIPGWMGLWLSVFPTVESLLAQVVAAGAVIGSYFVANRRRPRAV is encoded by the coding sequence ATCGCCTGGCAGGCGTTGACAGCCTCGGGCAATCCCAATCCCCTGACGCCGGCGAATAGCGGCTCGGCGGCGTTGCTGGATATTGCGGTGCTGGTGTTCCGCGAGGGTTTGGAGTGCGTGCTGGTGCTCGCGGCGGTAACCGCAGGGCTGCCGGAGAGCCGACAGTCCTACCTGCGGCCGATCGCGCTGGGCGTGGGTACCGGCTTCATCGCCACGGTCCTGACCTGGATAGGTGCGGTGCGCGTGGTTGACGGCCTCAGCCATAGCGTTTCGGCACTGGCGTTGCAGGCGGCGACCGGGCTGCTGGCGGTGATCGTGCTGCTGGTGGTGATGAACTGGTTCTTTCATAAGCTCTACTGGACGGGCTGGATTTCGATGCACAACAAGCAGAAGCGCCGGCTGATGGAGCGGGCCGATAGCGAACACACCGCGCGGCGGGCGGTGTTCTGGGGCATGGTGCTGCTGGGTTTCACCTCGCTCTATCGCGAAGGCTTCGAGGTGGTGCTGTTTTTGCAGACTTACCGGCTGCAGCTTGGCAACGCCATGGTGATGTGGGGCGCGCTGATCGGGGTTTTGCTGGCAGGCGTGGTCGCGGTGCTGACGTTTGTGGCGCACAAGAAGCTGCCCTACCGGAAAATGCTGGTGTTTACCGGTATCCTGCTGGGGATTGTGCTGTTTGTGATGGTGGGCGAGCAAGTGCAGGAGATGCAGTTGGCGCACTGGGTTTCGACCACCACGATTCCCTGGCTGGAGGGGCGGATTCCGGGCTGGATGGGACTGTGGCTGTCGGTGTTCCCGACGGTGGAGTCGCTGCTAGCGCAGGTCGTGGCGGCGGGCGCGGTGATTGGCTCCTACTTCGTCGCCAACCGCCGCCGGCCGCGCGCGGTCTAG
- a CDS encoding copper chaperone yields MEETGMEKLTLKIEGMSCGHCVKSVERVLAAAPGVKAGKVEVGRAEMDYDPVKISSHEIARRIGEEGYTAEIV; encoded by the coding sequence ATGGAGGAGACCGGGATGGAGAAGCTCACGTTGAAGATTGAGGGCATGAGCTGCGGCCACTGCGTGAAGTCAGTGGAGCGGGTGTTGGCGGCGGCGCCAGGGGTAAAGGCGGGCAAGGTCGAAGTTGGCCGGGCGGAGATGGACTATGACCCGGTGAAAATTTCATCGCACGAGATTGCGCGGCGCATTGGCGAGGAGGGCTACACAGCCGAAATCGTATGA
- the cadA gene encoding cadmium-translocating P-type ATPase — protein sequence MKEVELPVEGMTCASCVRRVERALAQAPGVKTAQVNFATRRALVAYDPAAGNVAGMAAAVRAAGYEVAENKPAGAQNEAAQTARSFWWALGLAVAVMIGSMALDAVQMALPMAGGHALDPLMRWMAPLNHALGTSLPWLGRVGAGALRWVLLALTLPVVLGPGRRFYERAWKAARHASADMNTLIAVGTGAAFLFSLVATVAPAVFTAHGMPANVYYEAVVWILALILLGNWMEARARARTSDAVRKLMGLQPSAALVIHADGSEAMTPLRELQPGMRVRVRPGERIPADGVVTSGASHVDESMLTGEPTPVSKAAGEAVTGATLNGSGSLVVELKHVGSDTILAQIVRLVEQAQGSRAPIQGVADRVAGIFVPVVIAIAVVTFAVWMLAGPAPQLLWAMIAAVTVLIIACPCAMGLAVPTAVMVGTGRGAELGVLIRKGEALERAQAVTTILLDKTGTLTEGKPRVLAAAPANECSQDELLRLAAAVERHSEHPLGAAIVAAARTRGLSLLQAEGFASAAGQGVRAQVDGRITEVGRPGEDAAIPEEWRQRGWTTVAVRIAGASAGLLAIADAVKPEAAAAVTRWRGWGLKVAMVTGDSAPAALAVARTVGIAPEDVEAGVLPGGKLDAVRRRQQAGEVVAMVGDGINDAPALAQADLGIAIGSGTDVAMAAGNITLLGSGLGGVTTAIALSRATMGRIRENLFWALIYNAIGIPIAAGVLYPWLGVLLSPVVASAAMAFSSVSVVSNSLRLRRWRLAPPVSGAAPRASRWSASPLPRTAEPRGNQYDAKAN from the coding sequence GTGAAGGAAGTCGAACTGCCGGTGGAGGGCATGACGTGCGCCTCCTGCGTGCGGCGCGTGGAGCGGGCGCTCGCGCAGGCGCCGGGGGTAAAGACGGCGCAGGTGAACTTCGCCACGCGGCGGGCACTGGTGGCGTATGACCCCGCCGCGGGCAATGTAGCAGGCATGGCAGCCGCGGTGCGTGCAGCGGGATATGAAGTGGCCGAGAACAAGCCGGCCGGGGCGCAGAACGAAGCCGCGCAGACGGCGCGGTCGTTCTGGTGGGCGCTGGGCCTGGCCGTCGCCGTGATGATCGGGTCAATGGCGCTCGATGCGGTGCAGATGGCGTTGCCTATGGCGGGCGGCCATGCGCTCGATCCGCTGATGCGGTGGATGGCGCCGCTGAACCACGCACTGGGCACTTCCCTGCCCTGGTTGGGCCGGGTTGGCGCGGGCGCGTTGCGCTGGGTTCTGCTGGCGTTGACGCTGCCGGTCGTGCTCGGACCGGGACGGCGGTTCTATGAACGCGCGTGGAAGGCAGCGCGGCACGCGAGCGCCGACATGAACACCCTGATCGCGGTGGGCACGGGCGCGGCATTTCTATTTTCGCTGGTGGCGACGGTGGCGCCGGCAGTCTTCACCGCGCATGGTATGCCGGCCAATGTGTACTACGAAGCAGTGGTCTGGATTCTGGCGCTGATTCTGCTGGGCAACTGGATGGAAGCGCGGGCACGGGCACGCACGTCGGATGCAGTGCGCAAGCTGATGGGCCTGCAGCCAAGCGCAGCGCTGGTGATTCATGCGGATGGCAGCGAGGCCATGACGCCGTTACGCGAACTGCAGCCGGGCATGCGGGTGCGGGTGCGGCCGGGCGAGCGGATTCCGGCAGATGGGGTGGTGACGTCGGGTGCGAGCCACGTGGATGAGAGCATGCTGACGGGCGAGCCGACGCCCGTGAGCAAGGCAGCGGGCGAGGCGGTGACGGGCGCGACGCTCAACGGCTCGGGGTCGCTGGTGGTCGAGCTCAAGCACGTAGGCAGCGACACCATACTGGCGCAGATCGTGCGGCTGGTAGAGCAGGCCCAAGGCTCGCGGGCGCCGATTCAGGGTGTGGCCGATCGCGTGGCGGGCATTTTTGTGCCGGTGGTAATTGCCATTGCGGTAGTGACCTTTGCGGTCTGGATGCTGGCGGGGCCGGCGCCGCAGCTTTTGTGGGCCATGATCGCGGCTGTCACGGTGCTGATCATTGCTTGTCCGTGCGCCATGGGGCTGGCCGTGCCGACGGCGGTGATGGTGGGCACGGGGCGCGGCGCCGAGCTGGGCGTGCTGATCCGCAAAGGCGAGGCCCTGGAGCGGGCGCAGGCGGTGACCACGATTCTGCTGGACAAGACAGGAACGTTGACTGAGGGCAAGCCGCGGGTTTTGGCAGCGGCGCCAGCCAACGAATGCAGCCAGGACGAGCTGCTGCGGCTGGCGGCGGCGGTGGAGCGGCATTCGGAGCATCCGCTGGGCGCAGCGATTGTGGCGGCAGCACGCACGCGCGGGTTGAGCCTGCTGCAGGCGGAAGGCTTCGCGAGCGCAGCCGGACAGGGCGTGCGGGCGCAGGTCGACGGGCGGATCACCGAAGTGGGGCGGCCCGGCGAGGACGCGGCCATTCCCGAAGAGTGGCGGCAGCGCGGCTGGACGACGGTTGCGGTGCGCATCGCAGGCGCCAGCGCTGGGCTGCTGGCGATCGCCGATGCCGTCAAGCCGGAAGCTGCGGCTGCGGTAACGCGCTGGCGTGGCTGGGGGCTGAAGGTGGCGATGGTGACCGGCGACAGCGCGCCGGCGGCACTGGCCGTCGCGCGGACGGTCGGGATCGCGCCGGAAGACGTGGAGGCGGGCGTGCTGCCAGGCGGCAAACTCGACGCCGTGCGGCGGCGGCAGCAGGCGGGTGAAGTCGTCGCCATGGTGGGCGATGGGATTAACGACGCCCCGGCGCTGGCGCAAGCCGATCTCGGCATTGCCATCGGCAGCGGAACGGATGTGGCGATGGCGGCGGGTAATATTACGCTGCTGGGTAGCGGCCTGGGGGGCGTAACCACGGCCATCGCACTGTCGCGGGCGACGATGGGCCGCATCCGCGAGAATCTGTTCTGGGCGCTGATCTATAACGCTATCGGAATTCCGATTGCCGCCGGCGTGTTGTACCCCTGGCTGGGGGTGCTACTGTCGCCAGTGGTTGCCAGCGCGGCAATGGCGTTCAGCTCGGTGAGCGTCGTGTCGAACAGCCTGAGACTGCGGAGGTGGCGGCTCGCGCCGCCTGTAAGCGGGGCTGCGCCCCGAGCCTCCCGCTGGTCGGCCTCCCCTTTGCCGCGAACCGCCGAACCAAGGGGGAATCAGTATGATGCGAAAGCCAACTAA
- a CDS encoding transcriptional regulator, producing the protein MMRKPTKAEGVTAAGKRALLLRLKRAEGQVRGLQRMVDDDRYCPDVLTQISAVQESLRGVARLLMRRHLEHCATSALRSGDAARAQATYAELTDLFYKHAR; encoded by the coding sequence ATGATGCGAAAGCCAACTAAAGCGGAAGGGGTGACCGCGGCGGGCAAGCGCGCGCTGCTGCTGCGGCTGAAGCGCGCCGAAGGCCAGGTGCGCGGCCTGCAGCGCATGGTCGATGATGACCGTTACTGCCCCGACGTGCTGACACAAATCTCGGCGGTGCAGGAATCGCTGCGGGGCGTGGCACGGCTGCTCATGCGCCGCCACCTGGAGCACTGCGCCACCTCGGCGCTGCGTTCCGGTGACGCCGCCCGCGCCCAGGCGACCTACGCCGAGCTGACGGATTTGTTTTACAAGCATGCGCGCTAA
- a CDS encoding HPP family protein codes for MRANRLSQIVAAWGTKPYPFVAGYVWLAAMFALLAVLETNRVGLYLVPPFGATLSILLLLPESPIAQPYALIVGSVAGAAVGTAVSFFAHGLPMAVLAAVIAFGVISLLHAYHPPGVALAIYPLLLHPGNWFPLTVVLPFTLVAVVTAALLSQRVKRWPAYPRPLSQGQ; via the coding sequence ATGCGCGCTAATCGTCTGAGCCAGATCGTAGCGGCATGGGGAACCAAGCCCTATCCGTTTGTCGCCGGCTACGTCTGGCTGGCCGCCATGTTTGCGCTCCTGGCGGTGCTGGAGACGAACCGGGTGGGCTTGTACCTGGTGCCGCCGTTCGGCGCGACGCTGTCGATCTTACTGTTGCTCCCGGAATCTCCCATCGCGCAGCCGTATGCGCTCATCGTGGGGTCAGTCGCCGGCGCGGCGGTGGGAACGGCAGTCAGCTTTTTCGCGCATGGGCTCCCCATGGCGGTGCTGGCAGCGGTGATTGCCTTCGGCGTGATCAGCCTTTTGCACGCCTATCATCCGCCCGGCGTGGCGCTGGCGATCTATCCGCTCTTGTTGCATCCGGGCAATTGGTTTCCGCTCACGGTGGTGCTGCCGTTCACGCTAGTCGCCGTGGTTACCGCAGCCCTGCTGAGTCAGCGGGTCAAGCGCTGGCCGGCCTACCCGCGGCCGTTATCACAGGGGCAATAG
- a CDS encoding PIN domain-containing protein, translated as MRRVYWDTMLFIYLSEGGPAMDRIWSVRKSMQERGDKLCTAMLTLGEIMVRPYRLGDLAAVEKLRRLMRPPEIEIIHFDEETADHFARIRAVCRVAPADAIHLASAARARANLFLTNNRALCRLHVPGIDFIAPLDTELF; from the coding sequence ATGCGCCGCGTTTACTGGGATACGATGCTGTTTATTTACTTGTCGGAGGGCGGCCCGGCGATGGATCGCATCTGGTCAGTGCGAAAGTCAATGCAAGAGCGAGGCGACAAGCTATGCACGGCGATGCTGACCCTGGGCGAAATTATGGTTCGGCCCTACCGGCTAGGAGACCTGGCGGCGGTCGAAAAACTACGGCGGCTGATGCGACCACCGGAAATCGAAATTATCCATTTCGATGAGGAAACAGCCGATCACTTCGCGCGTATACGGGCGGTGTGTCGCGTCGCACCCGCCGACGCAATCCATCTGGCCTCTGCCGCACGGGCGCGGGCCAATCTGTTTCTGACCAACAATCGCGCGCTGTGTCGCCTGCACGTACCGGGTATCGACTTCATCGCACCACTAGACACCGAGCTGTTTTAG
- a CDS encoding alcohol dehydrogenase: MQALRIHTHGGPEVLKLEAAPDPVPAPGEVLVRVRACALNHLDLFIREGIPGIKIGLPRILGCDIAGERADNGERVVVAPGVGCGHCHFCLDGRDNECRQYQVFGYQRDGGCAELVAVPERCLIPMPPQLDFVQAASMPLVFLTAWNMLVRRAGVQPGQRVLVWAASSGVGIAAVQIAKFFGCPVIATAGGAAKLKLAHDLGADEVVDHYDAATPVSKAVKRWAPEGVDIVVEHVGQASWEQSVRSLAPGGTLVTCGATTGYDATIDLRFLFSRQLRLIGSYMGRRADLDTVFALIAAGRLRPVVDRTFPLAQAPDAHRYLAAKKQFGKVVLTLA; this comes from the coding sequence ATGCAGGCATTACGCATCCACACGCATGGAGGGCCGGAGGTGCTGAAGCTGGAGGCGGCGCCCGATCCGGTGCCGGCGCCCGGCGAAGTTCTGGTGCGCGTGCGCGCCTGCGCTCTCAACCATTTAGATCTGTTTATTCGTGAGGGCATACCCGGCATCAAAATTGGCCTGCCGCGCATTCTCGGCTGCGACATCGCCGGCGAGCGTGCCGACAACGGCGAGCGCGTCGTCGTTGCGCCCGGTGTCGGCTGCGGCCACTGCCATTTCTGCCTCGATGGGCGCGATAACGAATGCCGCCAATATCAGGTGTTCGGCTACCAGCGCGACGGCGGCTGCGCCGAGCTGGTTGCGGTGCCCGAACGCTGTCTCATCCCCATGCCGCCGCAGCTTGATTTCGTGCAGGCCGCTTCCATGCCGCTCGTGTTTCTCACCGCCTGGAACATGCTGGTGCGCCGCGCCGGGGTTCAGCCCGGGCAAAGGGTGCTGGTCTGGGCTGCCTCAAGCGGCGTTGGCATCGCCGCCGTTCAGATCGCGAAATTCTTCGGCTGCCCCGTCATCGCCACCGCCGGCGGCGCCGCCAAGTTAAAGCTTGCCCATGATCTCGGCGCGGATGAAGTCGTTGACCATTACGACGCTGCAACGCCGGTGTCCAAAGCTGTCAAGCGCTGGGCGCCCGAAGGCGTCGATATCGTTGTCGAGCACGTCGGCCAGGCAAGCTGGGAGCAAAGCGTGCGTTCCCTCGCCCCCGGTGGCACGCTCGTCACCTGCGGCGCCACCACCGGTTACGACGCCACAATCGACCTTCGCTTCCTGTTCTCGCGCCAGCTCCGGCTGATTGGCAGCTATATGGGACGCCGCGCCGACCTCGATACCGTGTTTGCGCTCATCGCCGCCGGCCGCCTTCGCCCCGTCGTCGACCGCACCTTCCCTCTCGCTCAAGCCCCCGACGCCCATCGCTACCTCGCCGCCAAGAAGCAGTTCGGCAAGGTTGTACTGACGCTGGCCTAA